The Methylomonas montana DNA window TTCTTTTGATCACTGGCGGATTAATGGGCGGCGGCATGCTGGCATGGCTCATCACCTTATCTATCCAACGCCCTTTGGGTGATTTGCGTAAGAGTATTGAAGATATCGCCGCCGGGCGTCTCGATAAGGCGGTGCCACACCTGGACTACGACAACGAAATAGGCGGTATGGCGCAATCGATCGAGGTGTTGCAGCAAGGCGCGCAGAGCGCCATCATTGATCGCTGGATAAAGGAAAAGCTGTCTGAAATCGACCTGGCAGTACAATCAACTGCAAGCTACGCGGATTTTGGCAACACGCTAGCTTCCCGCCTGGCGCCCATCATGGATTTGGTCTATGCAGCCTTGTACATAGTCGATGCCAATCAAACGCAATTACAGCGTTTCGGCGGCTATGGCTGCGACGACGCCATTCATACCAAATGCTTCGATTTTGGTGTTGGCTTGGTCGGTCAAGCGGCGATGGATCACCGACAAATTTCTTTAGCCCTGGCAGGCGAAGATGGTGTCGGCGTTAGCATGGGCTTGGGCAAGATAACCGTACGCACCCTACTGATTTCTCCTATTCTCGACCGTGGCAAGGTATTGGCTGTTCTTGAAGTGGGTTCGCTGCATGCATTCGATAGCAAGCAGATGGCATTTTTCGACGCGCTGCTGCCGGCGATGGGGGAAAAGATTCAGATTCTCGCCGGTTACGTGGCTACGCGAGAATTGTTGGATAAAACACGGGCCCAAGCCGATGAGCTCGAAACCCAGAAATCCGCCCTGCTCGAACAGCGCGAAGCGATTGAAGCCAGCAAAGAAGTATTGGTACGAACCGAAGAGCGCACGCGCCTGATATTGGGCGCAGTGGGCGACGGCATCGTCGGTTTGGACACCGAAGGCAAGATAAGCTTTGCCAATCCTGCCGTATCAATCCAACTGGGATATTCCGACGACGAACTCATAGGGCAGGCGATGCACTCATTGCTGCATTATGCCTATCCCGATGGCCGAGACCTGCCCCGAGCTGAATGTTCAATGTATTTGACGTCTTGTGACGGCCAGCCGCGCAGGGTGGACGATGAAGTTCTCTGGCGCAAGGACGGGACGGCTCTGCCGGTTGAATATGCTACTACGCCTGTTTACAAGGACGATCAGCTTACCGGCGCGGTGATCGTGTTCCGCGATATTACGGAACGCCAGCAGGCAGAGGAAAAACTGCATCTGGCCAATTTCCTCGCCGATCAGGCACTGGATTTAACCAAATCAGGTTATTGGCATATGCCGTTGGACGGATCGGGTTGGTTCAACTCGTCGGAACGCGCCGCGAGACTCTTCGGAGACATTCCACGCGAGGGTTGGCGCTATCGAGTCAAGGAAGAATGGTTCGCCAATGTCGAGGCCGGCGACAAAATGGCTGCGGAAAAAACGCTTGAAAACTTCACGGCTGCGGTTGAAGGACGCATTCCCGAATACAACTCGATTTATGCCTACAAACGTCCGGTGGATGGCAGAATCGTCTGGATTCATGCACTCGGTCATGTGGTCAAAGATGCCAGTGGCAAACCGACCGACATGTATGGCGTTACCCAGGATATTACAGAAAGCAAGCTCAGTGAGATCGCCATTCAAGACGCCAAGCAAACCCTGGAAATTGCGCTTAAATCGGCCAAGATGGGCACCTGGAAATTTTTCCCTCTGGAAAACCGGCTGGAAGCCGATGAAGGAACCATTAGGCTTTATGGTCTTGACGATGTGGAATTGGACGGATCGAAAGGGCAGTGGTTCACGTTCATCGATCCCGATGATGCCAAGCGTGCCGACGCGATCATGCAGCATGCGATTGAAAATCAGATTAGCGATTACAAAACGCACTTCCGGGTGATCAAGCCCGATAAGGACGTTATGCATATCATGACTACAGGGAAATTTACTTATGACGATACCGGCAAGCCAATACTGGCCACTGGGATTGTTTGGGATATCTCCGACCTTAAGAAAATTGAAATCGAGTTGGAGGCTGCCAAGGAAATTGCCGAGAGCGCGACCAAGGCAAAGAGCGATTTCCTTGCCAATATGAGCCACGAGATTCGCACGCCGATGAATGCCATTATCGGCATGTCGCATCTGGCGCTAGAAACCGACCTCGACGCCAAGCAGCGCAATTACATCGAGAAAGTCGATTCCGCCGCCAAGAATTTGCTAGGTATCATCAACGACATTCTCGATTTTTCCAAGATCGAAGCCGGCAAGATGTCGATGGAAAAGACCGATTTCTATCTTGAAGATGTGATGGGAAATCTCGCCGACCTATCGGTCGTCAAGGCGCTGGATAAAGGGCTGGAATTGCTGTTCGATGTGGGAACCGATGTGCCCACCGCGCTGGTCGGTGATCCGCTGCGACTCGGGCAGATCATCGTCAATCTGGTGAATAACGCGATCAAGTTCACCGAGAAGGGCGAAATTACGGTGGGGATTCATAAGATAGCCGATGAACCGGACGGAGTGCGGTTGCGCTTCGATGTGCGTGATACGGGCATCGGCCTCACCGAGGAGCAACGTAACAAGTTATTCAATGCCTTTTCCCAAGCCGATGCCTCGACGACGCGTAAATACGGCGGTTCAGGACTGGGGCTGACCATCTGCAAAAATCTGGTGGAAATGATGGGCGGCGAAATCGGGGTTGAAAGCGACCCTGGAAAAGGCAGTACCTTCCACTTCACCGGAAAGTTTGGCGTGCAAAGTGAGCAACGTCACTTGTCGCTCAAGGCGGAAGACGTGCGCGGCACTCGTGTGCTGGTGGTGGACGATAACGCCAGCGCGCGGGAAATTTTGCAAACTATTTTGGTGTCGCTCAACTTTGATGTCACTGCCGTGAACGGTGGCGCACAAGCTATTGGCGAGCTGGAACAAGGGCATCTGGAACACCGTCCTTACGGACTGGTATTGATGGATTGGATGATGCCGGGCATGGATGGGGTGGAAACGATCAAACGCATTCAAGCCGATACCTATTTGCCCGAAATGCCCGCCTTTGTGATGGTCACCGCTTACAGTCGGGAAGAGTTGTTGCAAGAGCTGGAGGGAGTGCGAATTGACAGCGTGCTGGTTAAACCAGTGAGTCCATCCACCCTGCTGGACAGCATTCTTAGTGCGCTGGGCAAGGAAGTGGTATCGAGCACACGCAAACATGAAAAACAGGCCAGCTATCAAGAGGCCGCACGACTGGTGAAAGGCGCGCACTTGCTGCTGGTGGAAGACAATGTGGTGAATCAGGAACTGGCGCTGGAGATTTTGCAGGATGCCGGGCTAAAGGTGGATGTTGCCAACAACGGTGCAGAAGCAGTGGAAAAAGTGGCGCAGTTCAACTATGACGGCGTGCTGATGGATTGCCAAATGCCGGTGATGGACGGCTTTGATGCGACACGCAAGATCAGGCAGGATATGCGCTTCGCCGATCTGCCAATACTGGCGATGACCGCCAACGCGATGGCGGGTGACAAGGAAAAATGCGAGGAAAGCGGCATGAACGATCACATCGCCAAGCCGATTGATGTCGCACAACTGCTCCTCACTTTGGCGCAATGGATCAAACCCAAACAAGCCGATGTGCAGCCGGAATCCTTTAAAAAAGAATCGCCCGTAGAAGGTCTGCCTGCCATTCCGGGATTGGATATTGACAATGCCCTGGCGCGAATGGGCGGTAGCGTCAAAATGCTGCGCAAAATGCTTTCACGTTTCCATGAAACCCAGACCGATGCGATGGCGCGTATCAAAGCAGCGCTTGATAACCACGATGTTGAAACAGCCATGCGCGAGGCGCATACCCTTAAAGGCTTGGCAGGCAATATTGGTGCAAACGAGATGGCGCTGCAGGCGGGGTTGGTCGAGGACATGTTAAAAGGCGGTGAAACAGAAGGTCTTGTTGATGCGCTTCAGGCGATGGAGCTAGAACTCACCGGTCAGTTGGCCCATATTTCGGCGGCATTGCCTGCGTCGAAGACAGCAAAGGTAGTATCGCCTGACGCAACCTCCATTGAAGTCGACAAAGACGCACTGGCGATTGAATTGCGTCAACTTGCTGCATTGCTGGCCGATCTCGATTCTAGCGCTGGCGCAATGCTGGAAAAACTCTCCCCCCAATTGGACGCATTGGGACAAGGACCGTCGGCGAGAAAGCTGATAAAACTGGTAGCTGAGTATGAGTTTGACGATGCGCTGGAATGTATGCAGGAAATCGCACGCATGCTGGGAGTGACAATGTAATCGTTAGCTGGTTTGTACAATGACGAAGCTTCCTTGCTCAGCATGCGGCACCTTGATTCTTGAGTCCACCAGATGCTGTTGGAGCGGCTAGCGATGCAGCAGGATCAGATAGTCGCCGATACGGGTGGAATGTAGTTTCAGAGCGGTTTCCAGCGTGGACAGCACGTCCAAGGGTTGGTCGGTGCGGAATACGCCGTTGACGCGGCGCTCGGCAATCTCGGTGTCATTGATCAACAGATAGCCGCGATGATAACGGTTCAACTCGGCGATCACCTCGCCCAACGGCCGGTTTTCGAACACCAGCTTGCCGCGCTGCCAGGCCGTCACATTTTGTGCGTCTATGTTTTGCGGATGGCTCAAGCCGGTTTGCGAGCCGTAGACAATTTGCCTGCCTTCGCCGACCACGGTGTGCAAGGTTTCGCCGCCAGACTGCTGGACATCGACAGCCACGCTATGCTGGGTGACGCTGACTTCGGTCCGGTTATCGTGCAGCCTGACGTTAAAGGCCGTGCCTAGCGCCGTGACACTACCTTGCTCGGCATGTACTTGAAATGGTCGGGATTTGTCGGGGCTAACCTCGAACCAGGCTTCGCCTTGCAGCAAGGTCAATTGCCGCCGGTCACCGTCGATACGTACCGCCAAGGCACTATTGCTGTTCAAATGTGCGGTAGAACCGTCGCTCAAGCGAATATCGCGCGTCTCGCCGAAACCGGTATGAAAATCCGCGCGCAATAACACCGATAGCGGATTGAATAAGCCTAAGGCTAGGCAGCCCATCGCCAATGTCGGCACGGCCCATTGCCAGCGCCAAACGTTTTGTTTGGGTGCAGGTGGCGTTGGTATGGTGATTCTGGTTTCGATGGCCTCCAGCTCGCCCCATAATGTGCACAACTGATCGAAGGCTTGTTTATGCCGGGCATCGGCGGCCAACCAGCGGGCAAATTCTGTGTGATCGCCGACGCTGGCCATGCCACTATCCAGCCTGATCCACCAGTCGCAAGCGGCGGCTTTAATGGCGGCGGTATCGGCGGCAGATGTGTTCATTTCGATTGTGCGCGTCGAAATGATTCGTAGCGAGACGGCTTTCTGCCGGTGGGCGTAGGGCTGACAATGGCAAAGATTTTCATCGGAAGTTTTCAGGGTTTCGGCTACGTCATTATAGGACGTATGACCCTGTCAAAACAGGAGCTTGCTGTTTACAGATCGTCGATTTGTTGTAACGCCTGCATGGCATTGCGCAAATGCTTTTCCACCATATTGCGGGAAATGCCCAAGCGTTCGGCGATTTCGGCGTGACTAAGGTCTTCGAACTTGCGCAGCACAAACACCGTTCGACACTTAGGCGATAAGGTATCGACCGCGGCGACCAATCTGTCCAATCGCTGTTTGGCCACGGTAATCTGCTCCGGATCGATGCCGTCGCTGACTCGTTCGACCTCTTCGGCCGAATCGTCGCCGGCATATTGATTGCGGATATTGCGGCGGCGGTCGTAATCGGTGGCCAGATTGGCGGCGATGCGATGCAACAAGGCTCGCGGATTCTCTGCCTGAAGCCACAAATTGCCGGCAAACATACGGTGATAGGTTTCCTGAACGATGTCGGCAGCCGTTTCGATACAGCCGCAACGCCTAAACATTACCCGCCGTAATTCTTGATCATGGTTTTTGATGATCTGGGCAATGTGGGCGGTATTGTTCATAGTCGTGAAATGGCTTAGTAGGTTGAGCCGTTAGCACAACAAAAATCAAGCCAATTTCAGCTTATAGCTTATTACGCCTGACTTTATCGATTAGTGAATAATAAAAGCCTGTGAACTTGGAAACGAAACTGTGTTAAATAACGCAGTGATGTGCGGCATTTGCCATGGTTTTCTAACGCATTTACGATTTGCCCAAAATCGCATAACACACCGGCGTCAAGATCAGGCTGGCGGCCATGCCGATCAGCAAGCCGGCCGAGAGCGACAAGGTCATTGGGATCAGGAATTGTGCTTGCGGGCTGGTTTCGAGTAGCGTCGGCAGGAAACCGGCGAAGTTGGTCAGAAACGCCAATAAAATCGGCCGGAAGCGCGATGTGCAGGCGGCGCTGATCAAAGTTTCCACCGGCGTATCCTCGTCGCCATGCTGGCGGATGTAATCCAGCAGCACCAAGCTATCGTTCACCACCACGCCGCTGGCGGCGATCATGCCCACCAACGATTCCATCGACAAGGGCAGGCCGGCCGCCCAATGCGCCAGCACCGCGCCGCTCCAGGCCACCGGCGCCGCCAACAGAAAGATCAGCGGTTTGCTGTAGGATTTAAACGGCACCGCGATCAAGGCATAGATCACCAGCAGTGCGATCAAGGTGTTTTTGCCGAAGGTCGCCAGCATGGCCTCCTGCTCCTGGCGCTGTTGACCGATTTGTACGTTCAAGCCGGGAAACGCCTGTTCCATATGCGCTAAGGCGCCGCTCTCCAGCGCCGCGTAAATACCGTTGACATCGGCCTTGGTCGGATCGACGCGGGCTTGTACCTTCAAAACCCGATGCCGGTCTTCGCGATTCAGCCGGGAATAGCCTTGCACCAATTTGATCTCGGCCAGATCGTTCAACGCTACGCTGCTGCCGTTCGGTAAGCGCACCGGCTGAGCCTTCAACGCATCCAGCGATTGCCGTTGTTCCAGCGGGTAGCGCACCATCACTTTCACTTCACGGCGGCCGCGCAGGAAGCGATGCACTTCCTCACCGTAATAACCCTGGCGGACTTGCTCGGCCAGTTGTTCCAGCCGCAGACCCAGGCGTTCGGCTTCCGACTTCAGCGCCAGCCGCACTTCCGGTTTACCGGGTTCTGACGAGTCGATCACATCGTAAACGCCTGGAAATTCGTTCAGCAACGCTTTGAGATGTTCGGCGGCGGGCGGCAGCATGTTAGGATTGCCGGCGCTTAGCATCAGCTCGATGTCGTAAGGTACATCGCCTTCCTTATAAATAAAATCGACCTTGCCGCGGCCGATGTCGCCTATCCGCTGCCGCCAGTCGCGGATGAACTCTTCCACTTTCAAGCGGCGGCGGCCTTCCGCCGAGAATTCCAGCCAGATGCCGGCGCCATGATCCCAGATCAGGGTTTCCACGCCGACGATGACGCTATGGTCGTTGGCGTGGGCGGCGGCGATGCTGTTGGCGGCGGGTTGGCCGGTTTCGGTAACGCCGTCCAGCTCGTCACGCAAGGCAAACAAGGCTTTTTCCACCTGAGCCGCCAGTGCCTGGGTTTCGTTGTACGGCGCGCTCTGCGGCAACTGCATCGATACCCAGAAACTGTCCTTGGTCACATCGGGATTAACCGATTGCCGCACCCGATCACTAAGCACCAGCGCCGCGCAGATCGCCAGCAGCGCGATGAATAGCGCGATGGTCAAATAGCGCCAGGCCAGCGCGGTTTCCAGCAAGGGCCTGTAAACGCGTTCGACGAAACGGTCCAATCCCCGATTCATGCGTGCGCGCACGCGTTGTAAGCGGCTCGGGCTTGTTTCGGTGTCGATGTCGCCGACCAGATGCGAGGGCAGAATCAACAAGGCTTCGACCAGCGAAAACACCAGTGTCAATATCATCACCAGGCAAATTGGCCGCATCAGCTGTCCGGCCCAACCGGGCAGAAACAGGCCGGGCAAAAACGCCACCAGCACGATCAATACCGACAAACTGACCGGCAGCGCCACTTCCCGCACGCCGCTTATCGTGGCTTGCAGCGGCGATTGCTTGCCTTCGATCTGCCGGCTATGCACGCTCTCGCCGATGATGATGGCATCGTCCACCAAGATACCCATAGCCAGTAGAAAGCCGAACAATGACAGCATGTTCAGGGAAATATCCAGGGCCGGCATCAGCCAGAACGCGCCCAGCACCGAGGTGAAAATGCCGACGCCGGCCCACAGCGCCACCCGCAGCCGCAAGAACAAGGTCAGCACCAGACAGACCAGCACGAAACCGCTCAAGCCGTCTTCCAGCAAGGTGCCGATGCGCTCGTCGTAAGCTTGTGAATCGTCCCACCAGGTAATCAGGCGCAAGCCTTCCGGCAATTGCGCGCGCATCTCTTCGACATATGCCTTCACCCGCCGCGCCACCGCCACGCTGTCCTGTTCGGCGTGAATTTCCCAGCCCTGCGCGGTCTGGCCGTTGTGATGCCAGGCCCACAGCCGTTCCTCCAGGCCGTCCTTGATGGTGGCGATCTGATCCAGGCGCACTCGGTTGCCGTCCGGCAATGTCTTGACGATCAACGCGCCGACCGCATCCGCATCGCGGGCGCGGCCGCTGACGCGCAGCAACAGCTCGCCGTCCGGATTCTTGATCAGGCCGCCCGACAGATCGACCGAGGCCTTGCGCACCGCTTGCGCCACCTCGTCCAGCGTCAGTTGGTATTTGCGTAATTGTTGCGGCAACACTTCGATGTCGATTTCGTAGGCCAGCTCGCCGTAATTGCGGGCGCGGCTGACACCCGGAATCGCCGCCAATTGTTCCTGAATCCGGTCGCCGTAGCGCTGCAAGGTGGCAGCATCAGTGGCGCCGTGCAAGGCCAGCCAGATCACGCCGTCGTCGTCCTCGCGGTCGGCCGGCAACACCTGGATTTTTTCCAGTTGTTTCGGCAGGCGTGGAATGGCTTGCACCCGGCTTTGCAGCGTCGCCAGCAACTGGTTGCGGTCATAATCAGGCAGAATTTCCACGCCGATCTGGCAGTTATCGCCCCTGATTTCGCCGTGCAAATGTTTGACGCCCGGTACATCGTGGATGGCTTCCTCGATCGGCACGCACACCGATTCCTCGACTTCCGTCGGTCCGGCGCCCGGAAATACAGCTTCGATCTGGATTTTATTGGGGCTGAAGCGCGGAAATACTTCCTTATCGACACCGAGGATGCCCAGCACACCACCGGTCAAAATCAGCAGCATCAATAAATTGGCCGCGACCGGATTGCCGGCGAACCAAGCCAGTACACCTAAACGCTGGTTGGCGGGCATCATTGGACGGCTTCAGACTGAGCTTCGACTGCGTTGACTTTCATTCCCGCTACCGGCACCGGCATTTCCGAAACCACCACCCGCTCGCCGGGATTTAAACCGGCCTTGATGATGACGCCCTCGGTTTCCTGGCGCAGTACTTCTAGCTGACGGATTTCCAAGCGCTGCTCGGCATTGACCAGCTTGGCTTGTTGCAAGCTGCTCAGCGCGGTGCGCGGCAAGGTAAACAAGCCGTCGCGGCGCACGCCTTCGATCTCGGCTTGCACGAACAAGCCGCTCAACAAGGGCGGGCGATCCGGAGTTTCCCGGAACGGCTCGGCGACTTGGGCGACCAGATACAGTTGGCCGCTGTTGTCGTCCAATGCCGCTTCGCTGCGGACGATGCGGCCTTGCCAGCGTTGCGGCTTGCCGGCCAGTTCCGCGCGCAGCGTCACCGTCGGCCAGCGACCGGCCTTGCCATTTTGTCCTAAAGGCAGTTCCAGAAACGCCAGTTGCTCGGTGCCGATCGGCAGGCGGATTTCGGCAACATCGCTGGCATAAATGCGCGCCACCACCGCGCCGGACGGGATGTATTGTCCCAACCCAGCTTGCTTGCTCAGCACCCGGCCGGCAAACGGCGCCCGCAATTCGCAGCGGCTGCGATTGAGTTTGGCCTTGGCCAGATCGGCTTCGGCGGCCTTGAGCTTGGCTTGCGCCTCCGCGAGTTGCGGCTTGCGTAGTGCCAGCGGACTAGGTTCGCCTTCGCCCAGCGCCTGCCATTCGCTCTGCGCCTGCTCGACTTGCGCCTGCTCGTTGATCAGCACCCGCTGGGCTTCGGCCAACTGCGCTTCGGCGGCGACGATGGCGTAATCGTAATCTCGCGGGTCGATGGTCAGCAGCAATTCGTTGGCGGCGAAGAAACCGCCGGCGACCATGGCCGGATGCACCTGCACCAGCTTGCCGCCAACTTCGCTGACTAAATCGATGGTCTCGCGCGGCGTTACCACACCCTGCGACATCACGTTCAGCCGCAGGCTCTGCGGTTCGACGCGAACCACATTGACCTTGGGAATAGCCGGTTCGGCACTTTGCTGAACGGTTTGCGGCTTGGCGGCGATAATCGCCCAGGCCGTGCCGGCTGCAGCCAGCAAGACCAGGATCGGTAACAGAGTTTTTAAATTGAATGCTTGCGGATTCAAACGCCACCGCCTAATGCCAGGTAGAGGTTGATACGGTTGTTTAATAGTTGCCGCTGTACGGCCAGATGCGCGCTTTGGGCATTCAGAGTGCTGCGGTAGCTGTCGAGCAGGGTCAGGATTTCGATCAGGCCCTGCCGGTAGGAATACACCGCCAATTTACGGCTGGCTTCGGTTTGCTGTACCGCTTCGCGCAAGGCCTGTTCCTGATTGCGTAGCCAAGCTTCGGCGGCCAGCGCCTGTTCCACCTCGCGGAATGCGTTTAACGCTACGCTTTGATATTGGTTAAACGCTTCCTGAACTTTAGCCTCGTTGAAGCGGATTTCGCCTTGCAGCCGGCCACCGGTGAACAGCGGCTGGGCCAGGCCGGCGGCCAGATTCCAGGCCGCCGCGCGCGGATCGATGATTTCGGTCAAGGCCGCACTACTTGAACCGCCGGCTCCGGTCAACGTTACGCGCGGCAGCAAGGCTTTTTCGGCACTTTCCATACGTGAATCGGCCGCCTGCAAGCGTTTGAACGCGGCGATCACGTCGGGGCGACGTTCCAATAACTCGGCCGGCAAGCCGGCGGCTAAGGTTGACGGTGGCTGCGGCAATGATAATGCGGTGTCGAATTCATTCGACCTGGATTGCGCCAGTTGATTGTCCGGATACTGGCCCAGCAAGGCTTGCAAGCGCCTGCCGATTAATTGCACCTCGTTCCTAGCCTGTGCCAATTGCGCTTCGGCATTGGCAAGGTCGGTGAGTACCAGCCGTAAATCCAGGCCACGGGTCAAGCCTTTGTTGAAGCGGCCCCGCACCAGATCGACGATCACGCCTCTGTCCTTGACCGATTGCGCCGCTACATCCGCCTGCAACTGCGCTTCGCTGAATTCGAAATAAGTTTGGGCAATCCGCGCCGCCAATGACAGTCGCGCAGCACGGTAATCGTCGCCGGCGGCCTCGGCTTCGGTTTCCGCCGCTTGTTGTCCGGCCTTGATCCGCCCCCAGACATCCAGCTCCCAGCTCAGGTTAAACATCGCCGTAAACGCGCCGTATTCGCTGGTTTCGCCGCCCGAACGGCTTGTTTCACGTTGATAGCCCGGCGTAAACGACAATTGCGGCCAGCGCCCGGCGCCGGCGATGACCGCTTGCTCGCGCGCCGCATCGACGCGGGCGGCGGCGGTTTTTAGGTCGAAGTTGTCGGTCAGCCCCCCCTTGACTAGCGCGGTTAAGCGTCCATCGTTAAAGGCTTCCAGCCAGCCGGTCGTGGCCGGTTCGGCGAAATGGCCGTTGCTGGTCCAGTGTTGCGGAGCCGGAAACGCCAGGGCCGAGGCATCGCGCGGCGGTGCCGATTCACAGCCAATAGCCAACAGTGCCAATAAGGCTGAAAGAATCCACAACATCGAACGAACGGGTTTGACAGGCATTAAGTCGGGATGGCGGGAAACAATAAATGAATGTGTTGAATAGTGATTAACTGTTAAATAAGACGTTCAAGATCGTTAAATCCCCACCCCGATCGAAAAAAAACTGCGGTATTTGCCGCACCGGAGCATCTGCAAGGACGGTAGCCAGCAGGAGAGATAGCTTGGCGTAAGGCAAGCCTGCTTGCGCGCAATAAGATATTGATCCGACACCATGAGGCAAAATGCCGCGCGGCAATTCACCGCATTTTTTGGCTACCGGCTTTTTGCTAGATTAGCGCCGCCTCGTCTGGTTAGCCGACGAGCGCGGATTTAGGTTTGTTAAATGCAGAGATTGCCTATGAAAATGCATATTAAATACGGTGTCCTAGCCATGGTTGCGATTCATATCGTATTGGCTTTAAGCACCATTGGCGCCACCATCGCCGCCGAATCGGCAAACGAGGAGGCCAAACCGTGGCTTGGTATCTGACCAACATTCAGCAAGCCAAAAAACAATACAGCGAATGCCATGATGATCCCAGCCGTCGGTTCGGCGCCCCGCCAGGAATTTACTTAAGCCTTCACCATCAGGATGCCAGATGCGAATTGACTCGAGCCAGATCGTTAATCCCATACCGGTTATCCGTCAGGAATGGCGGTTGTCGAAAAAACCTCTTTATCTACCATCGGCGCGCCGATGATGCCCCGTCCCGGTAAAAGTTAAACGCATGAGAGAATACTTTCCGCAGCTCGGTCAATCTGAAGCGCCATTCGTGGGGACAGCG harbors:
- a CDS encoding efflux RND transporter periplasmic adaptor subunit, translated to MNPQAFNLKTLLPILVLLAAAGTAWAIIAAKPQTVQQSAEPAIPKVNVVRVEPQSLRLNVMSQGVVTPRETIDLVSEVGGKLVQVHPAMVAGGFFAANELLLTIDPRDYDYAIVAAEAQLAEAQRVLINEQAQVEQAQSEWQALGEGEPSPLALRKPQLAEAQAKLKAAEADLAKAKLNRSRCELRAPFAGRVLSKQAGLGQYIPSGAVVARIYASDVAEIRLPIGTEQLAFLELPLGQNGKAGRWPTVTLRAELAGKPQRWQGRIVRSEAALDDNSGQLYLVAQVAEPFRETPDRPPLLSGLFVQAEIEGVRRDGLFTLPRTALSSLQQAKLVNAEQRLEIRQLEVLRQETEGVIIKAGLNPGERVVVSEMPVPVAGMKVNAVEAQSEAVQ
- a CDS encoding efflux transporter outer membrane subunit, with product MPVKPVRSMLWILSALLALLAIGCESAPPRDASALAFPAPQHWTSNGHFAEPATTGWLEAFNDGRLTALVKGGLTDNFDLKTAAARVDAAREQAVIAGAGRWPQLSFTPGYQRETSRSGGETSEYGAFTAMFNLSWELDVWGRIKAGQQAAETEAEAAGDDYRAARLSLAARIAQTYFEFSEAQLQADVAAQSVKDRGVIVDLVRGRFNKGLTRGLDLRLVLTDLANAEAQLAQARNEVQLIGRRLQALLGQYPDNQLAQSRSNEFDTALSLPQPPSTLAAGLPAELLERRPDVIAAFKRLQAADSRMESAEKALLPRVTLTGAGGSSSAALTEIIDPRAAAWNLAAGLAQPLFTGGRLQGEIRFNEAKVQEAFNQYQSVALNAFREVEQALAAEAWLRNQEQALREAVQQTEASRKLAVYSYRQGLIEILTLLDSYRSTLNAQSAHLAVQRQLLNNRINLYLALGGGV